TCAATCAGCCAAGCAGCAGGTACCTTAACGCCTTCTTCCATTGGAAAAGAAGGTATTTCTGGAAATTCTGCTTTTAATGCTTCAAATTGTTCCTTAGGGATAGTGGGGTTTTTAAAAAAGCTGCCAGCATTGCCAATCTGCTTGGGATCTGGAAGTTTGCTTTGCCTGATTTGAATAACCGCATCGCTGATATTTTTGATGCCTGGATTTGATATGCCCATTTCTTCCAAGGTTTGCTTGATGGCACCATATGCAACATGTAGAACCGGTTTTTTTCTCAATCGGAAAATTACCCTCACAATAATAAACTGGTCTTTCAATTCATTTTTAAAGACACTTTCCCGGTATCCAAATTTACAGGCCTCCCAATCAAAGATTTCTTCTTCCAAAGTTTGTCTGTTGATAGCTTTCAGGTGGTGGAATACTTCTTTGATTTCCACCCCATAAGCACCTATGTTTTGCATAGGGGAGGCACCAACAGTGCCCGGGATCAAAGAAAGGTTTTCCACCCCGGCCCAGTTGTTTTCGATACAGAACATGACAAACTGATGCCAGTTTTCCCCTGCGCCAACTTCTACGAGTATTTCGTCCTCATTATCTTTCAATACCTGTATTCCTTGGATTTCAATTTTGATCACCAAGGCATCAATATCTTTGGTAAGCAGGATATTGCTTCCACCGCCAAGAACAAACACAGGAATTTTCAGTTCTTTTGATTTGAGAAGGGCAGCTTTTACATCTTCTTCTGTTTTTGCCTGAACAAAAAATCTTGCTTTTTTGTCAATGCCAAAAGTATTGAATGGAAGAAGTGAGATGTTTTCTTGTATATTCATAGGCAAATTAGTCATGCGAATTAAGTAAGATTTTGTTCAAATTGAAAGATTAATGGTTAGGGTATCTAAATAAACTGTATGAAGGAATTGGTAATTAATGGGGTGAGAATACGTCCCGGACAGTCCATCAATATTGATATTGCCATTGCTAGGCTGCCTACGCATACTTTGATTGATTTACCTGTCTATATCAAAAGGGCAAAGGAAGATGGTCCTGTTGTCTTGATCTCAGGTGGTGTTCATGGTGACGAAATCAATGGGATAGTGGCTGTAAGGAAGATGCTGGATGAGGAAGTAATCCACCCTGTCAAAGGTACCATCATATTTATTCCTTTGGTCAATATTTATGGTTTTTTGAGCAATTCGAGGACGTTTCCTGATGGAAGAGACTTGAACAGGAGTTTTCCGGGAAGTAAAAAAGGATCATTGGCTTCCCAGATTGCCTATATCCTGATGAATGATGTGATTCCTATGGTGGATTATGGTCTTGATTTCCATACCGGAGGAAGAATGCTTTCCAACTATCCACAAATCAGGGTTGACTATAAGGACAAAAAGGGGCTTGAGCTTGCCAAAGCTTTTGGCGCCAATTTTATCATCAATTCCCCTCATATTGATAAATCATTTAGGAAGGAAGCCTTCAAGAAAAGGAAACATATCCTGGTATATGAGGGTGGGGAATCCATGCGTTTGGATGATTATGCGGTGGAAGAGGCGGTATTAGGAACCAGAAGGATGTTGGCTTATTTGGGAATGATAGACCAGGAGTTTGAGCAAAAACACGGTATTTTAATCGAAGAAAGTTCTTGGGTTAGGGCAAAAGTTTCCGGGATTTTTTCCTCTTCCGTTAGGTTAGGGGATGAAATAAAAAAGGGACAGATACTGGCAAAAATTTCAGATCCCTATGGGCAGGTAAAAATCCCGGTGAAAGCCATACACAATGGTCACGTCATCGGACTGAACAACAATCCGGTGGTCAATGCAGGAGATGCATTGGTCCACGTAGGTAGGGTATCTTCATAAAAAAAGCTAACCTTTACCGGGTTAGCCTTTCCATTTCTTTTAAATTTTATTCTGTTCTGATGGATGACACATTGGGAAGGAAAAATTCACCATCCGAAATAATAAACTGCCTTCTGGCCGATAACTCACTGGTAGGCTCTCTGGGGTCAAAAACAATGGCTTCAAAAGTCCCATAGCTTCCCTCTGCGGTTATTTGGGTAAAAGTAAGCCTCCCATCATCCCTGGCACCCAAATGTTGACTTTGCAAAAGGGTGCCTAGGTATTCTTTGCCATTTTCATCATAATAAACGAAGGTCAAGGTGGGCGCCAAAATTCCGTTTACCAGAATTGGAGTTTGCATCTCGTAAGATCTTTGGAGTTCCCCGGTATACCTTAAGCCGATTACCAAGGAATTTCTTTTGGTATTTCTTTCAGAAACCATCGTAAAAGTAGCAAAGTTGAATCCCATATTGGTCTCAACAAAGGTTATGTCAGCCTCGCTGGTAGCCTTGAAATTTTTTTGAACACCATTGAACTTAAAGCGGTAGTAGAAATCCGGTCTATCGTCCTTTTGGCAAGAGGAGAAGACCATGAAAATAAGCAACAAAGCCAGGGTATTTCTTAAAGCTTTCATTTTGGTAGGTATTAATCAGCAGTTATCAAGACGAAATCTTTATGCCGGATGTTTATAAGAATAGGCCAAAAATAATCGAAAAATTAAATTATTATGAAATGTCTGCCATTTAAAAAAAGTTAAGCACAGTGGATTTGGATATTAGCCAAATCCACTGTGCCCAAACTGTCAATTTCAATAAAATTCTACTGGAAGTATTTTTTCAAGCCTTCAAGTTTCTTGTCCAAAGAGGCAGAGACCGCATCATAGGCTTCCCTGTTGGGAAGTGTTTCATGGACAGAGAAATAGTATTTTATTTTTGGTTCGGTACCGGAAGGCCTTGCGGATATCTTGCTGCCATCTTCCAGGTAGAACTGGATGACATTGGATTTATCCATTTTTAATTCCGACTCTGTCCCGTTAGCTATGTCATAGACTTTGCTTTCTTTCACATCTACGATTTTTACCACTTTGAGGCCATTCATTTCTTTAGGACGGTTGGTCCTGAAATCAGCCATCAGCTTTTGGATCTGTTCTGCGCCATCTTTCCCTTTTTTGGTTACAGAAATCAGAGATTCCTTGTAAAATCCAAATTGCATATAGATCTCGGCCAGCACATCTTGAATGCTCATGCCTTTGGTTCTATAATAGGCAGTGATCTCTGCTACCATGGCACAGGCGGACACCCCGTCCTTGTCCCTAACAAAATCTCCTACCAAATAACCATAACTCTCTTCACCACCACCAATAAATTGCTTTTTGCCTTCGAGGTTCCGGATTACCTCTGCAATGTTTTTGAAACCTGTCAAAACAGAATAGCAGGTTACGCCAAATCCTTTACAGATTTCGTCGATCAATTCGGTAGTCACTATGGTATTGACCATAAATTCATTACCGGTGAGCTTTCCATGTTCTCTCCATTTGTTGAGGAGATAATAGGTCAATAAAGCTCCGGTTTGGTTTCCATTCAGCAGTTCAAAGCCTCCTTTTCCATCTGGCACACAGGCAGCATAGCGGTCACCATCCGGATCGCATGCCAGCACCAATTCTGCTTTGACTTTTTTGCCCAGGTCCAATGCCATCGTCAGGGCTTCTGCTTCTTCTGGATTGGGGTAAATGACAGTTGGGAAGTTGCCATCCGGCTCAGCTTGTTCCTTGACCACATGGATATTTTCAAATCCAAAAGCCTTCAAGGCAGCAGGCACCATTTTGCCGGATGCGCCATGAATAGGGGAGAAGACTATCGGCATGTCTTTTTGCAGGCTGATTTCCAACGGGGAAAGGCTGAGTTTTTTGACCTCATTCAGGTAAATCTGATCAAAGTCAGATTCGATGTATTCAATTAGGCTGTCATTCTTGTCCCATTTGACATCATCCAGTGAAGTTATTTTTTGCACTTCAGCAATGATATTTTTATCATGTGGGGCCACCACTTGGCCTCCGTCGTTCCAATAGGCTTTGTAACCATTGTACTCTTTGGGATTGTGGGAAGCGGTTACCATTACTCCACTCTGACAACCAAAATACCTGATGGCAAATGAAAGCATAGGAGTGGGTCGTAATTCTCGGAAATATTTGACTTTTATGCCATTGGCAGTAAAGACATTCGCCGTAGTGTCCGCAAAAAGGGTATTGTTGATCCTACAGTCATGGGTAATGGCTACCTTAATTTCCTGATTAGGGAAGCATTCCAGAAGATAGTTGGCTAAACCCTGGGTAGCCATGGCTACCGTATAGACATTCATTCTATTGGAACCAACACCCATCACCCCCCTAAGACCTCCTGTTCCAAATTCCAAATCCCGGTAAAAGGAATCAATCAGTTCTGTTTTGTCAGGAGCATCCAATAATGCCTGTATTTCTTTTTTGCTTTTTGAATCAATGTTGCTGTTCAGCCAACTCTGTGCTTTGGCTATAATGGTTGGATCTACTGTTGTCATTTTTTGTAAAAAGTTTAAATGAGATTCCAAGATAAAGATTTAGCCAAAAAATCACCAAAGAAAGATGGGATTTCAGCACAAAATTGAAAGGAGATAAAAATCAAATGGTCTTAACCCTTGCTTACTTTCACCCTGACAAATCCCAATTCATCATCGAGGTTTTGGTGGATCCAAATCATACCAATTTTTTAAAAGTGAAAAATACAGGCAAAAAAATCCGGCTTTTCTTAATGGGTTCAAGCATTAAGAAAAGCCGGATTTAACAAAAAAGATGGGAATTATAAATTACCTCTCAGTTCCTGTTCTCTTTCTATGGCTTCAAACAGTGCTTTGAAGTTGCCTTTACCGAAGGACCTGGCACCTTTTCTTTGGATGATTTCATAGAATAGGGTAGGTCGGTCTTGAACAGGCTTGGTGAAAATCTGCAGCAGATACCCTTCTTCATCTCTGTCCACCAAGATATTCAGGTCTTTGAGGGGCTGAAGGTCCTCATCTATTTTTCCTACTCTTTCAAACAGGTCATCATAATAGACAGCCGGTACTTCCAGGAATTCAACGCCTCTTTTTCTCAATTCCGAAACGGTATGGATGATATCATCTGTGGCAATGGCCATATGCTGGACACCCGGACCATTGTAAAAATCAAGGTATTCTTCGATCTGGGATTTTTTCTTTCCCTCAGCCGGTTCATTGATCGGGAATTTGATATACCCGTTGCCATTGGAAACCACCTTGGACATCAATGCGGAATATTCTGTGGAAATGTCTTTGTCATCAAAGGTGATCAAAAGGTTAAAACCCATGACTTTTTCATAGAATTCTACCCATTTGTTCATTTCTCCCCAACCAACGTTTCCTACACAATGGTCGATATATTTCAATCCGATAGGAGTGGACTTGTATTCACTTTTTCTTTCTTTGAAGCCCGGAAGGAATACCCCTGAATAATTTTTCCTTTCCACAAAGGTATGTATGGTCTCTCCGTAAGTTCTGATGGATGCTACTTTCACTTCACCGTATTCATCCGTCAAGGTTTTAGGTTCTTCGTAAGAAACGGCCCCTCTTGATGTTGTTTCTTTCCAGGATTTTTCTGCATCATCTACCCAAAGCGCTAAAACCTTGACCCCATCACCATGTTTTTTGATATGTTCAGCAATTGGGTGGTTTTCATGAAGGGGAGTGGTAAGGACCAACCTGATTTTATCCTGCTTTAATACATAGGAAGCCCTATCCCTTACCCCTGTTTCAGGGCCAGCATAAGCGACCAATTCGTATCCGAAGGCATATTGGTAGTACAGTGCGGACTGTTTGGCATTACCAACATACAGTTCTACATAGTCTGTCCCATTGATGGGAAGAAAATCCTGTTCCATGTGTTATATTTTTTGGGTTTATAATTCGCGATGCCAAAGATAGAAAATTTGCAGAAGCTTTTGAAGGATTGTTTTTCCAAAAGGCCGTCTGTTCAAGCCTGTCCGTTTGTATTGCTAAGGAGGTATAGGATTCCAAGGAAAGCCCATGGTAATGCCCATGAACCCCAGCCTAAGCTTGGAAATCCTGTAAAAATAAATAGGTACCACAGGGGCACAAAGACTAAACCAATGACGAATTTGAAAGTAGCGGTGAAGGTGGGGTCCTTGATTTTCCCTTTGATCCAAAGCCAGATCCAATAAACAGGGAAATGGAACACCTTCATCACTTTATTGGTGAAATAGGGACTGAAAGCAGGTTCTGTTTCCTGACTTAATTTTTGATTTTCTATGAATTTTTTGACCGATTCAGGGTCTGTAATATCTATTCTGTTTTTGCCGAGAAGAGCCAGCCATTGGCTGTAATTTTCTCTAGGTACATGGGTCACCAATGGGCCTAGCCTATCTGTGGTCTCTTTAATGATGCCTTCATAGTTTTTTGGATAAAAATCATTGGCAGGAAAAGCTTCTCCAATGTAAATGCTTACCTGACTTCCTGATTTTTTGTGGTTACTGTAATTGATGCCAATAGGAAGGATCAGCAGTTCAAGGTCAGGATTTTCATCAATAGTCTGAAAAGCAATCCTTGCAAATCCTTTTTTCAGGGGGCGTAGACTGCGGTGCATGTCGTGATTACCTTCCC
This Cecembia calidifontis DNA region includes the following protein-coding sequences:
- the murB gene encoding UDP-N-acetylmuramate dehydrogenase encodes the protein MNIQENISLLPFNTFGIDKKARFFVQAKTEEDVKAALLKSKELKIPVFVLGGGSNILLTKDIDALVIKIEIQGIQVLKDNEDEILVEVGAGENWHQFVMFCIENNWAGVENLSLIPGTVGASPMQNIGAYGVEIKEVFHHLKAINRQTLEEEIFDWEACKFGYRESVFKNELKDQFIIVRVIFRLRKKPVLHVAYGAIKQTLEEMGISNPGIKNISDAVIQIRQSKLPDPKQIGNAGSFFKNPTIPKEQFEALKAEFPEIPSFPMEEGVKVPAAWLIEKAGWKGKTFGKIGVHKFQPLVLVNYGGADGTEIQDLSRKIQESVQHKFGILLQPEVNFI
- a CDS encoding succinylglutamate desuccinylase/aspartoacylase family protein; the protein is MKELVINGVRIRPGQSINIDIAIARLPTHTLIDLPVYIKRAKEDGPVVLISGGVHGDEINGIVAVRKMLDEEVIHPVKGTIIFIPLVNIYGFLSNSRTFPDGRDLNRSFPGSKKGSLASQIAYILMNDVIPMVDYGLDFHTGGRMLSNYPQIRVDYKDKKGLELAKAFGANFIINSPHIDKSFRKEAFKKRKHILVYEGGESMRLDDYAVEEAVLGTRRMLAYLGMIDQEFEQKHGILIEESSWVRAKVSGIFSSSVRLGDEIKKGQILAKISDPYGQVKIPVKAIHNGHVIGLNNNPVVNAGDALVHVGRVSS
- a CDS encoding phospho-sugar mutase, producing MTTVDPTIIAKAQSWLNSNIDSKSKKEIQALLDAPDKTELIDSFYRDLEFGTGGLRGVMGVGSNRMNVYTVAMATQGLANYLLECFPNQEIKVAITHDCRINNTLFADTTANVFTANGIKVKYFRELRPTPMLSFAIRYFGCQSGVMVTASHNPKEYNGYKAYWNDGGQVVAPHDKNIIAEVQKITSLDDVKWDKNDSLIEYIESDFDQIYLNEVKKLSLSPLEISLQKDMPIVFSPIHGASGKMVPAALKAFGFENIHVVKEQAEPDGNFPTVIYPNPEEAEALTMALDLGKKVKAELVLACDPDGDRYAACVPDGKGGFELLNGNQTGALLTYYLLNKWREHGKLTGNEFMVNTIVTTELIDEICKGFGVTCYSVLTGFKNIAEVIRNLEGKKQFIGGGEESYGYLVGDFVRDKDGVSACAMVAEITAYYRTKGMSIQDVLAEIYMQFGFYKESLISVTKKGKDGAEQIQKLMADFRTNRPKEMNGLKVVKIVDVKESKVYDIANGTESELKMDKSNVIQFYLEDGSKISARPSGTEPKIKYYFSVHETLPNREAYDAVSASLDKKLEGLKKYFQ
- the hppD gene encoding 4-hydroxyphenylpyruvate dioxygenase, whose protein sequence is MEQDFLPINGTDYVELYVGNAKQSALYYQYAFGYELVAYAGPETGVRDRASYVLKQDKIRLVLTTPLHENHPIAEHIKKHGDGVKVLALWVDDAEKSWKETTSRGAVSYEEPKTLTDEYGEVKVASIRTYGETIHTFVERKNYSGVFLPGFKERKSEYKSTPIGLKYIDHCVGNVGWGEMNKWVEFYEKVMGFNLLITFDDKDISTEYSALMSKVVSNGNGYIKFPINEPAEGKKKSQIEEYLDFYNGPGVQHMAIATDDIIHTVSELRKRGVEFLEVPAVYYDDLFERVGKIDEDLQPLKDLNILVDRDEEGYLLQIFTKPVQDRPTLFYEIIQRKGARSFGKGNFKALFEAIEREQELRGNL
- a CDS encoding lysophospholipid acyltransferase family protein, producing the protein MKNAFNALLRKGVWLALHLYFKKIAVYGKENLPKGKAVLIVANHQNALIDPILIATHTQLKPHFLTRASAFKNPIAAKLLDFIRMIPIYRVRDGIDNMAKNQETFEKSVKILSNKGSLLIFGEGNHDMHRSLRPLKKGFARIAFQTIDENPDLELLILPIGINYSNHKKSGSQVSIYIGEAFPANDFYPKNYEGIIKETTDRLGPLVTHVPRENYSQWLALLGKNRIDITDPESVKKFIENQKLSQETEPAFSPYFTNKVMKVFHFPVYWIWLWIKGKIKDPTFTATFKFVIGLVFVPLWYLFIFTGFPSLGWGSWALPWAFLGILYLLSNTNGQA